In the Purpureocillium takamizusanense chromosome 5, complete sequence genome, one interval contains:
- a CDS encoding uncharacterized protein (EggNog:ENOG503NZNJ) produces the protein MAAVTRQPFAPLDGARLQSLTSLKNRQNAVAPPSGKRKAELLDVDDDAENVDPVLFAKRSKGSNSSASPLKDALLKPAPSAFILTRAAAAPSTPSAAARLPLKHSSTLRRTLQPKSPAARLNSALASKSSPSVSAPAGRSPTRGKRSGILSSRRRSGPYTRVDPPSFGLGKASSAAPFSLDAALKGTISSYAPPPASSSASVARAARPSARSSSSTTSLLDEPEAKASWFFDIHEDTPEQEMTNLLQHSTCVLDISSDEESARKATRERDEGRDKENVPPPDDVSQTRGASSHSRAAPDDMVVEKERVALGEMNAVDFYADGCDESSVVLVHEDDEQEQEQEQEQESEPPSSRNFKFAPDLEVLAADEAEPEGDAVTEVAALMGAATKGSSKAAVLQPMDGTGESFDLWESESNKDESEAAAAAAAVAAS, from the exons atggctgccgtcACCCGCCAGCCGTTTGCCCCCCTCGACGGGGCGCGTCTGCAGAGCCTGACGAGCCTCAAGAATAGGCAAAACG CCGTCGCGCCCCCCAGCggcaagcgcaaggccgagctgctcgacgttgacgacgacgcggaaaACGTCGATCCCGTCCTCTTCGCCAAGCGCTCCAAGGGCTCCAactcctccgcctcgcctctcaaggacgccctgctcaagcccgccccctccgcctTCATCCTCACcagagctgccgccgctccctccacgccctcggcTGCCGCCAGGCTTCCCCTCAAGCACAGCTCCACGCTCAGGCGCACCCTCCAGCccaagtcgcccgccgcccgcctcaacagcgccctcgccagcaagtcgtcgccgtccgtctccgcgcccgccggccgctcgcCCACCCGCGGCAAGCGCTCTGGCATCCTctccagccgccggcgctccgGCCCCTACACGCGCGTCGACCCACCCTCGTttggcctcggcaaggcTTCCTCTGCTGCTCCCTTTTctctcgacgccgccctcaaaGGCACCATCTCCAGCTatgctccgccgccggcatcatcatcggcgtccgtcgcccgcgccgccaggcctTCAGCccgctcctcttcctccaccaccagcctgctcgacgagcctGAGGCCAAGGCGAGCTGGTTCTTCGACATCCACGAGGACACCCCGGAGCAGGAGATGACCAacctgctgcagcacagCACGTGCGTTCTCGACATCTCGTCAGACGAGGAGAGCGCGCGCAAGGCCAcccgcgagcgcgacgagggccgcgacaAGGAGAACGTGCCGCCTCCCGACGATGTCTCGCAGACCCGGGGCGccagcagccacagccgcgccgcccccgacgacATGGTGGTCGAAAAGGAGAGGGTCGCGCTCGGCGAGATGAACGCCGTCGACTTTTACGCCGACGGCTGCGATGAGTCGTCGGTGGTGCTCGtgcacgaggacgacgagcaggagcaAGAGCAagagcaggagcaggagtcGGAGCCGCCCTCGTCTCGCAACTTCAAGTTTGCACccgacctcgaggtcctggccgccgacgaggcggagcccgagggcgacgccgtcaccgaAGTAGCCGCACTCATGGGCGCGGCCACCAAGGGCTCctccaaggcggccgtcctgcagcccatggacggcacgggcgagaGCTTTGACCTGTGGGAGAGCGAAAGCAACAAGGACGagagcgaggccgccgccgccgccgccgccgtcgccgcctcatGA